A genomic segment from Neobacillus sp. YX16 encodes:
- a CDS encoding sigma-w pathway protein ysdB: MVWLLRLLLVCLFIFIIFVTIKFLLKPTRKLEAARKHKRFLLIDNEEVTKNFQLTYNGALFTGEKYLGATKNTIDVVSISIWPDQTSSIQGMDKEDFYFIERKIHERYPVAQINWKSPIDEFLHQK; the protein is encoded by the coding sequence ATGGTTTGGCTGCTGCGCTTACTGTTAGTTTGCTTGTTCATCTTCATTATTTTTGTAACCATAAAATTTCTTCTTAAACCAACTCGTAAATTGGAAGCAGCTCGAAAACACAAACGTTTCCTACTTATAGACAATGAAGAGGTTACCAAAAACTTCCAACTTACTTACAATGGTGCATTGTTTACGGGAGAAAAATATCTTGGTGCCACGAAAAATACGATAGATGTTGTTTCCATCTCGATTTGGCCGGATCAAACTTCTTCCATTCAAGGAATGGATAAGGAGGACTTTTATTTTATCGAAAGAAAAATACACGAAAGATATCCAGTTGCTCAAATCAATTGGAAAAGTCCAATTGATGAATTTTTGCATCAAAAATAG
- a CDS encoding dUTP diphosphatase: protein MQLEKLFIMQQALDQHIEKKHNLQEEDLFNRKVLALLVEIGELANETRCFKFWSVKPSSEKSVVLEEFVDGVHFILSLGIECGFEKLQYTIQTEPTALNVSEQFLLIYEKINDFKNSKNEHDFKELLESYLQLGNLLGISYEEMEKAYFTKNEVNYQRQQNNY, encoded by the coding sequence ATGCAGCTAGAAAAGTTATTTATCATGCAACAAGCGTTGGATCAGCATATTGAAAAAAAGCATAACTTGCAGGAAGAAGATTTATTTAACAGGAAGGTACTCGCATTGCTGGTGGAAATTGGGGAATTAGCGAATGAAACTCGCTGTTTCAAGTTTTGGAGTGTTAAGCCATCATCGGAAAAAAGTGTGGTACTAGAAGAGTTTGTTGATGGAGTCCATTTCATCTTGTCACTTGGCATAGAATGTGGATTTGAGAAACTACAGTACACTATTCAAACAGAACCAACTGCTTTAAATGTCTCAGAACAATTTCTACTCATTTATGAAAAAATTAATGATTTTAAAAACAGTAAAAACGAACATGATTTCAAAGAGTTGCTTGAATCTTATTTGCAGCTGGGTAATCTGCTTGGAATAAGCTATGAGGAAATGGAAAAGGCATATTTTACGAAAAATGAAGTAAATTATCAAAGACAGCAGAATAACTATTAG
- the infC gene encoding translation initiation factor IF-3, whose protein sequence is MLLNEGIRAREVRLIDQNGEQLGIKTKFEALEIAGRVNLDLVLVAPNAKPPVARIMDYGKFKFENQKKEKEARKNQKIIVTKEVRLSPTIDEHDFNTKLRNAIKFLEKGDKVKASIRFKGRAITHKEIGQRVLDRFATECKEVATIESHPKMDGRSMFLVLAPKTEK, encoded by the coding sequence ATGTTATTAAATGAGGGTATTCGCGCTCGCGAAGTTCGCCTAATCGATCAAAACGGCGAGCAATTAGGGATTAAAACCAAATTTGAAGCGCTGGAGATTGCCGGACGAGTGAATCTTGATTTGGTACTAGTTGCACCAAATGCGAAGCCCCCGGTAGCCCGAATTATGGACTATGGCAAATTTAAATTCGAGAATCAAAAGAAAGAAAAAGAAGCTCGAAAGAATCAAAAGATTATTGTTACAAAAGAAGTTCGTCTCAGCCCAACAATTGATGAGCATGACTTTAATACAAAACTTCGCAATGCGATTAAGTTTTTGGAAAAAGGCGACAAGGTAAAAGCTTCAATCCGCTTCAAGGGCCGGGCGATTACCCATAAAGAAATCGGTCAACGTGTATTAGACCGTTTTGCTACCGAGTGCAAAGAAGTTGCAACAATCGAATCTCATCCAAAAATGGATGGACGAAGCATGTTCCTCGTTCTAGCACCTAAAACTGAAAAGTAA
- a CDS encoding VTT domain-containing protein, translating to MNEDLSLLLIMVEAGGIFAPLAFVLFHLLRSFLFIPVSVVVIAGGVLFGTVWGTIYSVIGLMGVSIFFYAFIDRMPKTQDRLVKIKNRWFGEYRNLTVGQIAILRLIPFVHYHLLSFCLKQRKPKFKEYLKASFLTNIPIAFFCTIFGEYISTFTPSLIALILLGLTILVYLLRERQNVIKWKVFFKRTKEKAAG from the coding sequence ATGAATGAGGACTTGTCTTTGCTGTTAATCATGGTGGAAGCTGGAGGAATTTTTGCTCCATTGGCTTTTGTTCTATTTCATCTGCTAAGATCGTTCTTGTTTATTCCTGTATCGGTTGTCGTCATTGCTGGAGGGGTTCTTTTTGGAACGGTGTGGGGGACGATTTATTCGGTTATTGGTTTAATGGGGGTTAGCATCTTTTTCTATGCTTTCATTGATAGAATGCCGAAAACCCAGGACCGCCTAGTAAAAATAAAAAATCGCTGGTTTGGGGAATATCGAAATCTTACCGTCGGTCAAATTGCCATTTTAAGACTTATTCCATTTGTTCATTACCACTTATTAAGCTTTTGCTTAAAACAAAGAAAACCTAAATTTAAAGAGTATTTAAAAGCCTCTTTCTTAACAAATATCCCAATCGCCTTTTTTTGTACTATTTTCGGAGAATATATCTCAACCTTTACGCCTTCTTTAATTGCATTAATTCTACTCGGGTTAACGATTCTTGTTTATCTACTGAGAGAGAGACAAAATGTAATCAAATGGAAGGTGTTTTTTAAAAGAACAAAAGAAAAGGCCGCTGGATAG
- a CDS encoding DUF1294 domain-containing protein produces the protein MSTILGAYIIMNIIGIIVMKVDKNRAIKHQYRISENTLWLVAIFGGAVGTTAGMQMFRHKTKHMSFKVGFPLLAVAEVILLGYFFTL, from the coding sequence ATGAGTACCATATTAGGTGCATATATCATAATGAATATTATTGGTATAATTGTAATGAAAGTGGATAAAAATCGAGCGATAAAACATCAATACCGGATTAGTGAAAACACCTTGTGGCTAGTGGCTATATTTGGGGGGGCTGTTGGTACAACAGCAGGAATGCAGATGTTTAGGCATAAAACAAAGCACATGTCCTTTAAAGTTGGATTTCCTTTACTAGCTGTAGCGGAAGTCATTCTTTTAGGTTATTTTTTCACGTTGTAG
- the thrS gene encoding threonine--tRNA ligase — MSDVVKIAFPDGAVKEFPRGTTTEDIAASISPGLKKKAIAGKWNGQLFDLRRPIEEDGSIEIVVPESKDALEILRHSTAHLMAQAIKRLYGKEVNLGVGPVIEGGFYYDIDLEESITPEDLPRIEKEMAKIVNENIEIVRKEVSRAEAVQFFKAEGDPYKLELIEAIPDDETVTIYEQGDFSDLCRGVHVPSTGKIKEFKLLSIAGAYWRGDSKNKMLQRIYGTAFFKKEDLKEHLRLLEEAKERDHRKIGKELNLFTSSQLVGQGLPLWLPKGATIRRVVERYIVDKEQRLGYDHVYTPIMGSVDLYKTSGHWDHYQEDMFPVMDMDNEQLVLRPMNCPHHMMVYKNAIHSYRELPIRIAELGTMHRYEMSGALSGLQRVRGMTLNDAHIFVRPDQIKDEFKRVVNLVLAVYKDFNINDYSFRLSYRDPQDTEKYFDDDAMWEKAQSMLKEAMDDLGLDYYEAEGEAAFYGPKLDVQVKTALGKEETLSTVQLDFLLPERFDLTYVGEDGKQHRPVVIHRGVVSTMERFVAFLIEEYKGAFPTWLAPVQVQVIPVSPEAHFDFAKQVQEQLQNEGFRVELDGRNEKIGYKIREAQMQKIPYMLVVGDKEVEENAVNVRKYGEQKSATEPFAQFLESLKAEVKRG, encoded by the coding sequence ATGTCAGACGTTGTAAAGATTGCGTTTCCAGATGGAGCAGTGAAGGAGTTCCCTCGTGGAACAACAACGGAAGATATTGCCGCTTCCATCAGCCCGGGACTGAAGAAAAAAGCAATTGCCGGGAAATGGAATGGTCAATTATTTGATCTTCGCCGTCCAATCGAAGAAGACGGTTCAATAGAAATCGTTGTACCTGAATCAAAGGATGCCTTAGAGATTTTACGTCATAGTACTGCCCACTTAATGGCTCAAGCGATTAAAAGGCTCTATGGAAAAGAAGTAAACCTTGGAGTAGGACCGGTAATTGAAGGCGGTTTTTATTATGATATCGACCTTGAAGAATCGATTACTCCAGAGGACCTTCCACGAATTGAAAAAGAAATGGCGAAAATCGTCAATGAAAACATTGAAATCGTTCGTAAAGAAGTAAGCCGTGCTGAAGCGGTGCAATTCTTTAAGGCTGAGGGTGACCCTTACAAGCTGGAACTAATTGAAGCGATTCCGGATGATGAAACTGTGACTATTTATGAACAAGGTGACTTCTCTGACCTTTGCCGTGGTGTCCATGTTCCGTCAACTGGAAAAATAAAAGAGTTCAAATTGTTGAGCATTGCCGGAGCATACTGGCGAGGTGACAGCAAAAACAAAATGCTGCAGCGTATTTACGGAACTGCATTTTTCAAGAAAGAAGATTTGAAAGAGCACCTTCGCTTATTAGAAGAGGCAAAAGAACGTGATCACCGTAAAATTGGAAAAGAGTTGAACCTGTTTACGAGTTCACAATTAGTTGGTCAAGGGTTGCCATTATGGCTTCCAAAAGGTGCAACAATCCGCCGGGTTGTTGAACGATACATTGTTGATAAAGAGCAGCGTCTAGGCTATGACCATGTCTATACTCCAATCATGGGAAGCGTGGATTTATACAAAACTTCAGGTCACTGGGATCATTACCAGGAGGATATGTTCCCGGTAATGGATATGGATAACGAGCAATTGGTTCTTCGTCCAATGAACTGCCCTCACCATATGATGGTGTACAAAAACGCAATCCACAGCTATCGTGAGCTGCCTATCCGTATTGCTGAGCTTGGGACAATGCACCGTTACGAAATGTCTGGAGCTTTATCAGGACTTCAGCGTGTTCGGGGAATGACTTTAAATGATGCTCATATTTTTGTTCGTCCGGACCAAATTAAAGACGAATTTAAACGAGTTGTTAATCTTGTTTTAGCGGTTTACAAAGACTTTAATATTAATGACTATTCCTTCCGTCTTTCCTATCGCGATCCGCAAGATACTGAAAAGTATTTTGATGATGATGCGATGTGGGAAAAAGCGCAAAGCATGCTGAAGGAAGCGATGGATGACCTTGGTCTTGATTATTATGAAGCTGAGGGTGAAGCCGCATTCTACGGTCCTAAACTAGATGTTCAAGTAAAAACAGCGCTAGGTAAAGAGGAAACTCTTTCAACAGTTCAATTAGATTTCTTACTACCTGAACGATTTGATCTAACTTATGTGGGTGAAGACGGCAAGCAGCACCGCCCAGTCGTTATTCACCGTGGTGTTGTATCAACAATGGAACGCTTCGTTGCCTTCTTAATCGAGGAATACAAAGGTGCTTTCCCAACTTGGTTAGCTCCAGTCCAGGTTCAAGTAATTCCTGTTTCACCAGAAGCACATTTTGATTTTGCGAAGCAGGTACAGGAGCAACTTCAAAATGAAGGCTTCCGTGTCGAATTAGATGGCCGTAATGAAAAAATTGGCTACAAAATCCGCGAAGCACAAATGCAAAAAATTCCATATATGCTCGTTGTCGGCGACAAGGAAGTAGAAGAAAATGCCGTTAACGTCCGCAAATATGGCGAGCAAAAATCAGCAACTGAGCCATTCGCACAATTCCTTGAATCATTAAAAGCAGAAGTGAAAAGAGGATAA
- the rplT gene encoding 50S ribosomal protein L20 gives MPRVKGGTVTRKRRKKVIKLAKGYYGSKHTLYKVANQQVMKSLMYAFRDRRQKKRDFRKLWITRINAAARMNGLSYSRLMHGLKLAGIEVNRKMLAELAVSDAAAFTELANVAKQQQK, from the coding sequence ATGCCACGTGTAAAAGGCGGTACAGTTACGCGCAAGCGTCGTAAAAAAGTTATTAAATTAGCAAAAGGTTATTATGGTTCAAAACATACATTATATAAAGTAGCTAACCAACAGGTTATGAAATCTTTAATGTACGCATTCCGCGATCGTCGCCAGAAGAAGCGCGACTTCCGTAAACTTTGGATTACTCGTATCAACGCAGCAGCTCGTATGAATGGTCTTTCTTACAGCCGTTTAATGCATGGCTTAAAGCTTGCAGGTATCGAAGTAAACCGCAAAATGCTTGCTGAATTAGCAGTAAGCGATGCAGCAGCATTTACTGAATTAGCAAACGTTGCAAAACAACAACAAAAATAA
- the rpmI gene encoding 50S ribosomal protein L35 — protein sequence MPKMKTHRGAAKRFKKTGSGKLKRSHAYTSHLFANKSTKAKRKLRKASLVSKGDFKRIRFLLTNLK from the coding sequence ATGCCAAAAATGAAAACTCACCGTGGCGCTGCAAAGCGTTTCAAGAAGACTGGTTCTGGTAAACTGAAGCGTTCACACGCTTATACTAGCCACTTATTTGCAAACAAATCTACAAAAGCTAAGCGTAAGCTTCGCAAAGCTTCACTTGTTTCTAAAGGCGATTTCAAACGCATCCGTTTCTTATTAACAAATCTTAAATAA